A region from the Peromyscus maniculatus bairdii isolate BWxNUB_F1_BW_parent chromosome 5, HU_Pman_BW_mat_3.1, whole genome shotgun sequence genome encodes:
- the Ddx39a gene encoding ATP-dependent RNA helicase DDX39A isoform X1 — protein MAEQDVENELLDYDEDEEPQAPQESTPAPQKKDVKGSYVSIHSSGFRDFLLKPELLRAIVDCGFEHPSEVQHECIPQAILGMDVLCQAKSGMGKTAVFVLATLQQIEPINGQVSVLVMCHTRELAFQISKEYERFSKYMPSVKVSVFFGGLSIKKDEDVLKKNCPHVVVGTPGRILALVRSRSLNLRNVKHFVLDECDKMLEQLDMRRDVQEIFRLTPHEKQCMMFSATLSKEIRPVCRKFMQDPMEVFVDDETKLTLHGLQQYYVKLKDSEKNRKLFDLLDVLEFNQVVIFVKSVQRCMALAQLLVEQNFPAIAIHRGMPQEERLSRYQQFKDFQRRILVATNLFGRGMDIERVNIVFNYDMPEDSDTYLHRVARAGRFGTKGLAVTFVSDENDAKVLNDVQDRFEVNVAELPEEIDISTYIEQSR, from the exons ATGGCAGAACAGGATGTGGAAAATGAGCTTTTGGATTATGATGAAGATGAAGAGCCCCAAGCACCCCAGGAGAGCACTCCAGCTCCCCAGAAGAAAGATGTCAAAGGATCTTATGTCTCCATTCACAGTTCTGGTTTCCGGGACTTTCTGCTGAAGCCGGAGCTCCTGAGAGCCATAGTTGACTGTGGTTTTGAGCATCCTTCAGAGG TCCAGCATGAGTGTATTCCCCAGGCCATTTTGGGTATGGATGTTCTATGCCAGGCCAAGTCTGGGATGGGCAAGACAGCTGTGTTTGTGCTGGCCACCCTGCAGCAGATCGAGCCCATCAATGGCCAG GTATCAGTACTGGTCATGTGCCACACGAGGGAGCTGGCCTTCCAGATCAGCAAGGAGTATGAGCGCTTCTCTAAGTACATGCCCAGTGTCAAG GTATCTGTGTTCTTTGGGGGCCTCTCCATCAAGAAGGATGAAGATGTGTTGAAGAAGAACTGTCCCCATGTTGTGGTGGGGACACCAGGCCGGATCCTGGCACTCGTACGGAGCAGGAGCCTCAACCTGAGGAATGTGAAGCACTTTGTGCTAGATGAATGTGACAAGATGCTGGAACAGCTGG ACATGCGCCGGGACGTGCAAGAAATCTTTCGCCTGACACCCCATGAGAAGCAATGCATGATGTTCAGTGCCACTCTGAGCAAGGAGATCCGGCCCGTCTGCAGGAAGTTCATGCAGGAT CCCATGGAGGTGTTTGTGGACGACGAGACGAAGCTCACTCTCCACGGGCTGCAGCAGTACTACGTCAAGCTCAAGGACAGTGAGAAGAACCGGAAGCTCTTCGACCTCCTTGATGTCCTAGAGTTTAACCAG GTGGTGATCTTTGTCAAGTCTGTGCAGCGGTGCATGGCCCTGGCCCAGCTCCTAGTGGAACAGAACTTCCCAGCCATTGCTATTCACCGAGGCATGCCCCAGGAGGAGCG CCTGTCCCGCTACCAGCAGTTCAAGGACTTCCAGCGGCGCATCCTGGTGGCTACCAACCTGTTTGGCAGAGGGATGGACATTGAGCGAGTCAACATCGTCTTCAACTATGACATGCCAGAGGACTCAGATACCTACCTTCACCGA GTTGCTCGTGCTGGTCGCTTTGGTACCAAAGGCCTGGCAGTCACTTTTGTATCTGATGAGAACGATGCCAAAGTCCTCAATGATGTCCAGGACCGGTTTGAGGTGAATGTGGCCGAGCTTCCCGAAGAAATCGACATCTCCACATACATTGAACAGAGCCGATAA
- the Ddx39a gene encoding ATP-dependent RNA helicase DDX39A isoform X2, whose protein sequence is MNVTRCWNSWAPFPEAWLKAHWQGCSMLAANMRRDVQEIFRLTPHEKQCMMFSATLSKEIRPVCRKFMQDPMEVFVDDETKLTLHGLQQYYVKLKDSEKNRKLFDLLDVLEFNQVVIFVKSVQRCMALAQLLVEQNFPAIAIHRGMPQEERLSRYQQFKDFQRRILVATNLFGRGMDIERVNIVFNYDMPEDSDTYLHRVARAGRFGTKGLAVTFVSDENDAKVLNDVQDRFEVNVAELPEEIDISTYIEQSR, encoded by the exons ATGAATGTGACAAGATGCTGGAACAGCTGG gctcccttTCCCGAAGCATGGCTCAAGGCGCACTGGCAGGGCTGCTCCATGCTGGCAGCGA ACATGCGCCGGGACGTGCAAGAAATCTTTCGCCTGACACCCCATGAGAAGCAATGCATGATGTTCAGTGCCACTCTGAGCAAGGAGATCCGGCCCGTCTGCAGGAAGTTCATGCAGGAT CCCATGGAGGTGTTTGTGGACGACGAGACGAAGCTCACTCTCCACGGGCTGCAGCAGTACTACGTCAAGCTCAAGGACAGTGAGAAGAACCGGAAGCTCTTCGACCTCCTTGATGTCCTAGAGTTTAACCAG GTGGTGATCTTTGTCAAGTCTGTGCAGCGGTGCATGGCCCTGGCCCAGCTCCTAGTGGAACAGAACTTCCCAGCCATTGCTATTCACCGAGGCATGCCCCAGGAGGAGCG CCTGTCCCGCTACCAGCAGTTCAAGGACTTCCAGCGGCGCATCCTGGTGGCTACCAACCTGTTTGGCAGAGGGATGGACATTGAGCGAGTCAACATCGTCTTCAACTATGACATGCCAGAGGACTCAGATACCTACCTTCACCGA GTTGCTCGTGCTGGTCGCTTTGGTACCAAAGGCCTGGCAGTCACTTTTGTATCTGATGAGAACGATGCCAAAGTCCTCAATGATGTCCAGGACCGGTTTGAGGTGAATGTGGCCGAGCTTCCCGAAGAAATCGACATCTCCACATACATTGAACAGAGCCGATAA